A part of Astyanax mexicanus isolate ESR-SI-001 chromosome 2, AstMex3_surface, whole genome shotgun sequence genomic DNA contains:
- the aass gene encoding alpha-aminoadipic semialdehyde synthase, mitochondrial isoform X2, with the protein MLRLARNQGRRVRGCMCSQRRSNHYKGVMGIRREDVNVWERRAPLAPRHVKEITAEGYKVLVQPSNRRAIHDRYYEKAGAILQEDISEASLIVGVKRPPEEKVIPHKTYAFFSHTIKAQEPNMGLLDDILKKNVRLIDYEKMVDENGFRIVAFGKWAGVAGMINILHGLGLRFLALGHHTPFMHIGMAHNYRNVSQSVQAVRDCGYEISLGLMPKSIGPLTFVFTGTGNVSKGAQEIFNELPCEFVEPHELKDVCESGDRTKVYGTVISRRHHLIRKSDGLYDPFEYEHHPERYTSHFRSTIAPYTTCLINGIYWDPHTPRLLRRLDAQKLMKPSKLPSYSIEGCPELPHKFLAICDISADTGGSIEFMTECTTIEKPFCMYDPKKHIDHDSVEGNGILMCSIDNLPAQLPIEATEYFGDRLLPYVWEMLPSDATRPLDDEGFTPQVKDAVITSNGKLAPKFEYIEKLRERRESEQILKKGGMKRVLLLGSGYVSGPVIEYLTRDVATQVTVASVLLSQAEELAALYPNTIPVMLDVSSQEGHLESLVKDHDLVISMLPYSYHPLVAKHCINKKVNLVTASYLSPEMKELQRSAEEAGITIVNEMGLDPGIDHMLAMECIDQAKADGCTVESFSSYCGGLPAPECSENPLRYKFSWSPYGVLLNTISPAVYLKNNQVVSIPAGGSLLESTVSMDFLPGFNLEGFPNRDSTKYAEAYGIESAQSLVRGTLRFKGFSHAMSGFVKLGMINTDPSPLLNPAASPISWKELLCRLLDLPSSVSSDSVEEVVFNHIGRDESRMQTLRWLGMLSDEAVPQCGTILASLAKHLETKLAYEKNERDMIIMRNDVGIRHPTGELETKHISLVVYGDPKGFSAMAKTVGYPAAIVARMLLNGELNTKGLVVPMTKNIYAPILKTLQEEGLQFITKSTVTE; encoded by the exons ATGCTGAGACTTGCCAGGAACCAGGGCAGAAGGGTGAGGGGCTGCATGTGCAGCCAGCGGAGGTCAAACCACTACAAGGGTGTGATGGGCATCCGTCGTGAGGACGTCAACGTATGGGAGAGGCGTGCACCCCTTGCTCCTCGCCATGTAAAGGAAATCACTGCTGAGGGCTATAAAGTCCTGGTGCAGCCCTCCAACAGGAGAGCAATCCACGACAGA TACTATGAGAAAGCAGGAGCCATCTTACAGGAGGACATCTCGGAGGCTTCTCTCATTGTAGGTGTGAAGAGGCCTCCAGAAGAAAAAGTTATTCCACATAAAACTTACGCTTTCTTTTCTCACACCATCAAAGCTCAGGAGCCCAACATGGGGCTTTTAGATGATATCCTTAAAAAG AATGTGCGACTCATTGATTATGAGAAAATGGTGGACGAGAATGGTTTCAGAATCGTAGCCTTTGGAAAGTGGGCTGGTGTTGCAG GAATGATTAATATTTTACATGGCCTGGGTCTGCGTTTTCTTGCCCTTGGACATCACACTCCCTTTATG CATATTGGAATGGCACACAACTACAGAAACGTCAGTCAGTCCGTTCAAGCAGTGAGGGACTGTGGATATGAGATATCTCTGGGATTGATGCCCAAGTCTATTGGTCCCCTCACGTTTGTGTTCACTGGCACTGGCAACGTATCTAAG GGTGCACAAGAGATTTTTAATGAACTTCCATGTGAGTTTGTGGAGCCACATGAACTGAAAGACGTCTGCGAATCAGGAG ACCGAACTAAAGTGTATGGCACGGTCATCAGCAGACGTCACCATCTAATTCGAAAGAGTGATGGCCTGTATGACCCTTTTGAGTATGAGCATCATCCCGAACGCTACACCTCACACTTCAGATCCACC ATAGCACCTTACACAACATGCCTGATTAACGGTATCTACTGGGACCCTCACACTCCAAGGCTGCTACGACGACTGGATGCACAGAAGCTCATGAAACCTTCAAAGCTTCCATCCTATTCAATAGAAGGCTGTCCAGAGCTGCCACACAA GTTCTTGGCTATTTGTGACATTTCTGCAGACACAGGAGGCTCCATAGAGTTCATGACTGAGTGCACCACTATTGAGAAGCCCTTCTGTATGTATGATCCCAAAAAGCACATCGATCACGACAG tgtggaaggaaATGGCATTCTCATGTGCTCAATTGATAACCTTCCTGCCCAGCTGCCTATTGAGGCTACCGAGTATTTTGGTGACCGCTTGTTACCTTATGTTTGGGAAATG CTTCCTTCAGATGCTACAAGACCACTGGATGATGAGGGCTTCACTCCACAAGTTAAAGAT GCTGTAATAACATCCAATGGCAAGTTGGCTCCCAAGTTTGAGTACATTGAGAAGCTAAGAGAGAGGAG GGAGTCTGAGCAGATCCTGAAGAAAGGCGGGATGAAGCGTGTGCTGCTGTTAGGATCTGGCTATGTGTCCGGGCCAGTCATTGAATATCTCACCAGGGATGTTGCCACTCAGGTCACAGTGG cctcaGTGTTACTGAGCCAGGCAGAGGAACTGGCTGCCCTTTACCCCAACACCATACCTGTGATGCTCGATGTGTCTAGCCAAGAGGGCCATCTTGAGTCTTTGGTCAAAGACCATGACCTAGTGATCAG CATGCTGCCATATTCTTATCATCCTCTGGTAGCTAAGCATTGCATCAACAAGAAGGTGAACTTGGTGACAGCCAGCTACCTGAGTCCAGAGATGAAGGAGCTTCAAAGAAG TGCGGAAGAGGCTGGCATCACCATAGTCAATGAGATGGGCCTGGACCCTGGCATTGATCACATGTTGGCCATGGAGTGCATCGACCAGGCCAAGGCAGACGGTTGCACT gtgGAGTCGTTTAGCTCTTATTGTGGTGGTCTTCCTGCACCAGAGTGTTCTGAAAATCCACTGCGCTACAAATTCAGCTGGAGTCCATATGGAGTGCTGCTTAATACCATCAGTCCTGCCGTCTATCTCAAAAATAACCAG GTGGTCAGTATTCCTGCTGGTGGTTCTCTGCTGGAAAGCACAGTGAGCATGGACTTCCTGCCTGGTTTTAATCTGGAGGGATTTCCCAATCGTGACAGCACCAAGTACGCTGAAGCTTATGGCATAGAGTCTGCACAAAGCTTGGTCAGAGGGACCCTGCGTTTTAAG GGCTTCTCCCATGCAATGAGTGGATTTGTAAAACTCGGAATGATCAACACAGACCCTTCACCATTGCTCAATCCAGCAGCCAGTCCCATCTCCTGG AAAGAGCTGCTGTGTAGGCTGCTTGACTTGCCCTCATCTGTTAGCAGTGACTCAGTTGAGGAAGTGGTGTTTAACCACATTGGGAGAGATGAGTCCAGGATGCAGACACTCAGATG gCTGGGAATGCTGAGTGATGAAGCTGTTCCCCAGTGTGGCACCATCCTGGCATCGCTGGCTAAACACCTGGAGACCAAGCTCGCTTACG AAAAAAATGAGCGAGACATGATCATCATGAGGAATGATGTCGGCATCAGGCACCCAACGGGCGAGCTGGAGACAAAGCACATCAGCCTGGTGGTCTATGGGGACCCCAAAGGCTTCTCAGCCATGGCTAAAACCGTGGGTTACCCTGCAGCTATTGTAGCTCGCATGCTGCTTAATG GTGAGCTGAACACTAAAGGACTTGTTGTACCGATGACAAAGAATATATATGCCCCAattctgaaaacactgcaggaggaAGGCCTTCAGTTCATCACCAAAAGCACTGTAACTGAGTAA
- the aass gene encoding alpha-aminoadipic semialdehyde synthase, mitochondrial isoform X1 gives MLRLARNQGRRVRGCMCSQRRSNHYKGVMGIRREDVNVWERRAPLAPRHVKEITAEGYKVLVQPSNRRAIHDRYYEKAGAILQEDISEASLIVGVKRPPEEKVIPHKTYAFFSHTIKAQEPNMGLLDDILKKNVRLIDYEKMVDENGFRIVAFGKWAGVAGMINILHGLGLRFLALGHHTPFMHIGMAHNYRNVSQSVQAVRDCGYEISLGLMPKSIGPLTFVFTGTGNVSKGAQEIFNELPCEFVEPHELKDVCESGDRTKVYGTVISRRHHLIRKSDGLYDPFEYEHHPERYTSHFRSTIAPYTTCLINGIYWDPHTPRLLRRLDAQKLMKPSKLPSYSIEGCPELPHKFLAICDISADTGGSIEFMTECTTIEKPFCMYDPKKHIDHDSVEGNGILMCSIDNLPAQLPIEATEYFGDRLLPYVWEMLPSDATRPLDDEGFTPQVKDAVITSNGKLAPKFEYIEKLRERRYFESLEDRESEQILKKGGMKRVLLLGSGYVSGPVIEYLTRDVATQVTVASVLLSQAEELAALYPNTIPVMLDVSSQEGHLESLVKDHDLVISMLPYSYHPLVAKHCINKKVNLVTASYLSPEMKELQRSAEEAGITIVNEMGLDPGIDHMLAMECIDQAKADGCTVESFSSYCGGLPAPECSENPLRYKFSWSPYGVLLNTISPAVYLKNNQVVSIPAGGSLLESTVSMDFLPGFNLEGFPNRDSTKYAEAYGIESAQSLVRGTLRFKGFSHAMSGFVKLGMINTDPSPLLNPAASPISWKELLCRLLDLPSSVSSDSVEEVVFNHIGRDESRMQTLRWLGMLSDEAVPQCGTILASLAKHLETKLAYEKNERDMIIMRNDVGIRHPTGELETKHISLVVYGDPKGFSAMAKTVGYPAAIVARMLLNGELNTKGLVVPMTKNIYAPILKTLQEEGLQFITKSTVTE, from the exons ATGCTGAGACTTGCCAGGAACCAGGGCAGAAGGGTGAGGGGCTGCATGTGCAGCCAGCGGAGGTCAAACCACTACAAGGGTGTGATGGGCATCCGTCGTGAGGACGTCAACGTATGGGAGAGGCGTGCACCCCTTGCTCCTCGCCATGTAAAGGAAATCACTGCTGAGGGCTATAAAGTCCTGGTGCAGCCCTCCAACAGGAGAGCAATCCACGACAGA TACTATGAGAAAGCAGGAGCCATCTTACAGGAGGACATCTCGGAGGCTTCTCTCATTGTAGGTGTGAAGAGGCCTCCAGAAGAAAAAGTTATTCCACATAAAACTTACGCTTTCTTTTCTCACACCATCAAAGCTCAGGAGCCCAACATGGGGCTTTTAGATGATATCCTTAAAAAG AATGTGCGACTCATTGATTATGAGAAAATGGTGGACGAGAATGGTTTCAGAATCGTAGCCTTTGGAAAGTGGGCTGGTGTTGCAG GAATGATTAATATTTTACATGGCCTGGGTCTGCGTTTTCTTGCCCTTGGACATCACACTCCCTTTATG CATATTGGAATGGCACACAACTACAGAAACGTCAGTCAGTCCGTTCAAGCAGTGAGGGACTGTGGATATGAGATATCTCTGGGATTGATGCCCAAGTCTATTGGTCCCCTCACGTTTGTGTTCACTGGCACTGGCAACGTATCTAAG GGTGCACAAGAGATTTTTAATGAACTTCCATGTGAGTTTGTGGAGCCACATGAACTGAAAGACGTCTGCGAATCAGGAG ACCGAACTAAAGTGTATGGCACGGTCATCAGCAGACGTCACCATCTAATTCGAAAGAGTGATGGCCTGTATGACCCTTTTGAGTATGAGCATCATCCCGAACGCTACACCTCACACTTCAGATCCACC ATAGCACCTTACACAACATGCCTGATTAACGGTATCTACTGGGACCCTCACACTCCAAGGCTGCTACGACGACTGGATGCACAGAAGCTCATGAAACCTTCAAAGCTTCCATCCTATTCAATAGAAGGCTGTCCAGAGCTGCCACACAA GTTCTTGGCTATTTGTGACATTTCTGCAGACACAGGAGGCTCCATAGAGTTCATGACTGAGTGCACCACTATTGAGAAGCCCTTCTGTATGTATGATCCCAAAAAGCACATCGATCACGACAG tgtggaaggaaATGGCATTCTCATGTGCTCAATTGATAACCTTCCTGCCCAGCTGCCTATTGAGGCTACCGAGTATTTTGGTGACCGCTTGTTACCTTATGTTTGGGAAATG CTTCCTTCAGATGCTACAAGACCACTGGATGATGAGGGCTTCACTCCACAAGTTAAAGAT GCTGTAATAACATCCAATGGCAAGTTGGCTCCCAAGTTTGAGTACATTGAGAAGCTAAGAGAGAGGAG ATATTTTGAAAGTCTGGAGGACAG GGAGTCTGAGCAGATCCTGAAGAAAGGCGGGATGAAGCGTGTGCTGCTGTTAGGATCTGGCTATGTGTCCGGGCCAGTCATTGAATATCTCACCAGGGATGTTGCCACTCAGGTCACAGTGG cctcaGTGTTACTGAGCCAGGCAGAGGAACTGGCTGCCCTTTACCCCAACACCATACCTGTGATGCTCGATGTGTCTAGCCAAGAGGGCCATCTTGAGTCTTTGGTCAAAGACCATGACCTAGTGATCAG CATGCTGCCATATTCTTATCATCCTCTGGTAGCTAAGCATTGCATCAACAAGAAGGTGAACTTGGTGACAGCCAGCTACCTGAGTCCAGAGATGAAGGAGCTTCAAAGAAG TGCGGAAGAGGCTGGCATCACCATAGTCAATGAGATGGGCCTGGACCCTGGCATTGATCACATGTTGGCCATGGAGTGCATCGACCAGGCCAAGGCAGACGGTTGCACT gtgGAGTCGTTTAGCTCTTATTGTGGTGGTCTTCCTGCACCAGAGTGTTCTGAAAATCCACTGCGCTACAAATTCAGCTGGAGTCCATATGGAGTGCTGCTTAATACCATCAGTCCTGCCGTCTATCTCAAAAATAACCAG GTGGTCAGTATTCCTGCTGGTGGTTCTCTGCTGGAAAGCACAGTGAGCATGGACTTCCTGCCTGGTTTTAATCTGGAGGGATTTCCCAATCGTGACAGCACCAAGTACGCTGAAGCTTATGGCATAGAGTCTGCACAAAGCTTGGTCAGAGGGACCCTGCGTTTTAAG GGCTTCTCCCATGCAATGAGTGGATTTGTAAAACTCGGAATGATCAACACAGACCCTTCACCATTGCTCAATCCAGCAGCCAGTCCCATCTCCTGG AAAGAGCTGCTGTGTAGGCTGCTTGACTTGCCCTCATCTGTTAGCAGTGACTCAGTTGAGGAAGTGGTGTTTAACCACATTGGGAGAGATGAGTCCAGGATGCAGACACTCAGATG gCTGGGAATGCTGAGTGATGAAGCTGTTCCCCAGTGTGGCACCATCCTGGCATCGCTGGCTAAACACCTGGAGACCAAGCTCGCTTACG AAAAAAATGAGCGAGACATGATCATCATGAGGAATGATGTCGGCATCAGGCACCCAACGGGCGAGCTGGAGACAAAGCACATCAGCCTGGTGGTCTATGGGGACCCCAAAGGCTTCTCAGCCATGGCTAAAACCGTGGGTTACCCTGCAGCTATTGTAGCTCGCATGCTGCTTAATG GTGAGCTGAACACTAAAGGACTTGTTGTACCGATGACAAAGAATATATATGCCCCAattctgaaaacactgcaggaggaAGGCCTTCAGTTCATCACCAAAAGCACTGTAACTGAGTAA